The stretch of DNA ATGCATACCGGCGGCGAAGTACCAATTGGAGTGCGGTGCGTCACAAAGCGCCCGGGCCCGCCCCCATTGCTCCGGATCCGTCCCCGGAATAATCAGCTGATGAACTCCCCCGGATCGACACCGCGACCAGAGTGCCTCCCGGTCCCGATCAAAAGCCTCAAAATCCAGGTGACAGTGGCTGTCGATCAGGGGAGCCGTCATCAGCGCCAACGGTAGGCAATGACCGAGTCGGTGAAGAATGTGGGAATATAGGTGACCCCATCATCCGGATTCCACCCCAGGTCGGCGGTATTCATGCGCGGATCACGGGTATCCATCAGGCGGGTCACCTGGCCATCACGGACGTGATACACCAGCCCGACCCAACAGGTCACCAGAAACTCGTTGGAACCGATTTTCTCAACGCCATCAATACCGGACTCAAAGCCTTCGGCCACGGTTTCCAGATCGCCTTCGGGATTCGCTCTCAGCAACCGGTTTCCAGCCCCGATATAGATATCGTCGCCGTCGATGTAAAGACCGTTCGGATCTTTCAGGCCCTCCAGAAACAGCTCAGCACCGTCACTGAGAATGCGGTGGACCTTGCCCGTGCGGGTATCGGAGACATAGACGGTTCCCCCATCATCAATGGCGACATCGTTCAGGAACACCGAGTCCGCCACCGGAATCCGGGACATGATCTGCCCGGTTTTCAGGCTCACTGCCAAAACCTCGGTCAGGTCGGCGACATAGAGAGTGTTGCGCAGAACGCCCATGCCTTTCGGGGCGCTCATACCGCGGGCCCAGTCCTGATCAATAATTTCGCCGTCCAGGGATAGCTTGGCAATCCCCCCTTTACCGTCGGCCTGATTGCCTTCGCCTTCGATTTCGGCCACCAGCAGATAGGCTTCGCCATCAACCTCATGGTAAAGCACAGACTCCGGAGTGCGGAGCCCCTCGGTTTCCCACTGCTGTTCGAGCCGGGGCGACTCACCGGCCCCGGCATTCAGTGCGGCCGCCGCCAACGCGGTGGCCAGTACCCCCGTGCCGAAACGTTGCTTCCAAAGCTGATTCATTGGTCTCTACTCTCCCACAATTGGTTTTATTGATTGGCCCGGTTATCGATCAGATCATCCACCACGGCCGGGTCCGCCAACGTTGAGGTATCCCCGAGATTATCGAGCTCGTTGGCGGCAATTTTGCGCAGGATGCGGCGCATGATTTTACCCGAGCGGGTTTTCGGCAGGCCGGGCGCCCACTGAATAATATCCGGTTTGGCAATGGCGCCGATTTCCTGTACGCACAGGTCAATCAGCTCCTTACGCAGCGCATCGCTCGGCTCTTCACCGCCCATCAGGGTGACATACGCATAGATGCCCTGGCCCTTGATGTCGTGGGGATAGCCAACAACTGCGGCCTCGGAGACTTTCGGGTGCAGCACCAGCGCACTCTCCACTTCCGCGGTCCCCATCCGGTGGCCGGAGACGTTGAGCACGTCATCCACCCGGCCGGTAATCCAATAATAACCATCCTCATCCCGACGGGCACCGTCGCCGGTAAAGTAGTAACCGGGGTAGGCACTGTAATAGGTATCGATACAGCGCTGATGATCGCCATACACCGTGCGAATCTGGCTTGGCCAGGGCGCCTTGATCGCCAGGTTACCGGAACCGGCGCCCTCTATTTCATGGCCCTCATTGTCCAGCAGCACCGGCTGCACCCCGAAGAAGGGCAAAGTGGCGGAACCGGGTTTCAGGTCGGTGGCACCGGGCAGCGGGGTCAGCATATGGGCACCGGTTTCGGTCTGCCACCAGGTATCCATGATCGGGCAGCGGCTCTCGCCCACCACCCGGTAATACCACTCCCACGCCTCGGGATTGATTGGCTCCCCCACGGTTCCCAACAGCTTCAGGGACTGACGGGAGGTCTGGGTGACCCACTTATCGCCCGCCCCCATCAGAGCCCGAATGGCCGTGGGCGCGGTGTAAAAGGTGTTGACCATATGCTTGTCGACCACCTGCCAACAGCGGGAGGCATCCGGGTAGGTGGGCACCCCTTCAAACATCAGCGTGGTTGCACCGTTCGCCAGGGGGCCGTATACGATGTAGCTGTGGCCAGTGACCCAGCCCACATCCGCCGTACACCAGTAAACGTCACCTTCCTGGTGGTCAAATACATATTTATGGGTCATGGCCGACTGCAGCAGATAGCCACCGGAGGTGTGCAGCACCCCCTTGGGTTTGCCGGTAGAGCCCGAGGTATACAGAATGAATAGGGGGTCTTCGGCATCCATGCTCTCCGGCTCACAGTGATCGGATTGGCGCTCCACTTCCTGTTCGTACCAGATATCCCGACCTTCCTTCCAGCCGACATCGGCACCGGTACGCTTGACCACCAGGCAAGTATGCACACCCGGGCAGGCGTTCATCGCCTTGTCCGCATTGTTTTTCAGCGGGATGTGTTTGCCACCGCGAACCCCCTCATCGGCGGTGATCAGCACCTGGCAATCCGCATCCAGAATCCGGTCTTTCAGTGCATCAGGGGAGAAGCCACCAAACACCACCGAGTGGATGGCGCCCAGACGGGCACAGGCGAGCATGGCGTAGGTGGCCTCGGGAATCATCGGCATATAAATGCACACTCGATCGCCTTTCTTGACGCCGCGCTCACGCAACAGATTGCCCAGCCGGCTGACTTCGGTGTGCAATTCCCGGTAAGTGATCATCTGGTCTTCCGAGGGGTCATCCCCCTCCCAGATGATGGCGACCTGATCCGCCCGCTGCTCCAGATGGCGATCGACGCAGTTTACGCTGACATTGAGCTTGCCGCCCTTGAACCAGGCGACTTCCCCTTTGCGCAGATCGCTCTCACACACCTTGTCCCACTTTTTGTCCCAGGTCAGAAAGGCGTCGGCCTGCTCCGCCCAGAACCCATCCGGGTCCTCTACTGAGCGCTGGTACATCGCCCGATAGCGCTCCGCATCAATGGCCGCATGCGCTTTGAAGGAATCGGGAACCGGGTGGATGTGGTGTTCGGACATG from Marinimicrobium koreense encodes:
- the acs gene encoding acetate--CoA ligase: MSEHHIHPVPDSFKAHAAIDAERYRAMYQRSVEDPDGFWAEQADAFLTWDKKWDKVCESDLRKGEVAWFKGGKLNVSVNCVDRHLEQRADQVAIIWEGDDPSEDQMITYRELHTEVSRLGNLLRERGVKKGDRVCIYMPMIPEATYAMLACARLGAIHSVVFGGFSPDALKDRILDADCQVLITADEGVRGGKHIPLKNNADKAMNACPGVHTCLVVKRTGADVGWKEGRDIWYEQEVERQSDHCEPESMDAEDPLFILYTSGSTGKPKGVLHTSGGYLLQSAMTHKYVFDHQEGDVYWCTADVGWVTGHSYIVYGPLANGATTLMFEGVPTYPDASRCWQVVDKHMVNTFYTAPTAIRALMGAGDKWVTQTSRQSLKLLGTVGEPINPEAWEWYYRVVGESRCPIMDTWWQTETGAHMLTPLPGATDLKPGSATLPFFGVQPVLLDNEGHEIEGAGSGNLAIKAPWPSQIRTVYGDHQRCIDTYYSAYPGYYFTGDGARRDEDGYYWITGRVDDVLNVSGHRMGTAEVESALVLHPKVSEAAVVGYPHDIKGQGIYAYVTLMGGEEPSDALRKELIDLCVQEIGAIAKPDIIQWAPGLPKTRSGKIMRRILRKIAANELDNLGDTSTLADPAVVDDLIDNRANQ